A region from the Arvicola amphibius chromosome 12, mArvAmp1.2, whole genome shotgun sequence genome encodes:
- the Dnajb13 gene encoding dnaJ homolog subfamily B member 13: MGMDYYAVLQVNRNSEDAQIKKAYRKLALKNHPLKSSEPSAPETFRQIAEAYDVLSDPVKRGIYDKFGEEGLKGGIPLEFGSQTPWTTGYVFHGNPEKVFHEFFGGDNPFSEFFDAEGNDIDLNFGGLRGRGVQKQDPPIERDLYLSLEDLFFGCTKKIKISRRVLNEDKYSSTIKDKILTIDVRPGWRQGTRITFEKEGDQGPNIIPADIIFIVKEKLHPRFRREMDNLFFVYPIPLGKALTCCTVEVKTLDDRLLNIPINDIVHPKYFKMVPGEGMPLPEDPTKKGDLFIFFDIQFPTRLTPQKKQMLRQALLT, encoded by the exons GTACCGGAAACTTGCCCTGAAGAACCACCCATTGAAGTCAAGTGAGCCATCTGCACCAGAGACATTCAGGCAAATAGCAGAAGCCTACGACGTGCTGAGTGACC CCGTGAAGAGAGGCATCTATGACAAGTTTGGCGAAGAAGGCCTGAAGGGTGGGATTCCtctggagtttggatcccagacTCCATGGACAACGGGCTACGTCTTCCATGGCAACCCTGAAAAGGTGTTTCACGAGTTTTTTGGAGGAGATAACCCCTTCAGTG AATTTTTTGATGCAGAAGGAAATGATATAGATTTGAATTTTGGGGGGCTTCGCGGCCGAGGAGTCCAGAAACAAGACCCTCCAATCGAACGAGACCTCTATTTGTCCCTTGAGGACTTATTCTTTGGCTGCACCAAAAAGATTAAGATCTCCCGAAGG GTGCTAAATGAAGATAAATATTCCTCCACCATAAAGGACAAGATTCTGACAATCGATGTGAGGCCTGGGTGGAGGCAGGGCACACGCATCACCTTTGAGAAGGAAGGGGACCAG GGCCCCAACATTATCCCTGCTGATATTATCTTCATCGTAAAGGAGAAACTGCATCCTCGCTTCCGCAGGGAGATGGACAACCTCTTCTTTGTCTACCCCATTCCTTTGGGCAAG GCTCTCACCTGCTGCACTGTGGAGGTGAAGACCCTAGATGACCGTCTGCTCAACATCCCCATTAATGACATTGTCCA tCCCAAGTACTTCAAGATGGTGCCAGGTGAGGGTATGCCACTGCCTGAGGATCCTACCAAGAAGGGGgacctcttcattttctttgacatCCAATTCCCCACCCGCCTCACACCTCAGAAGAAGCAGATGCTGCGCCAGGCATTGCTGACCTAA